A stretch of Bacteroidota bacterium DNA encodes these proteins:
- the ychF gene encoding redox-regulated ATPase YchF, with translation MKIGIIGLPSSGKSTLFQTISKAYIKESDIKKNAGNQTIVKVPDERLTSLIDFFKPKKENYAVIEFAEISDLQNGESGSVKFTTSFLDKVKTTDTLLQVVRLFDDPAVPHPEGSLDVLRDISMMESEFILTDMALIESRIDRMKKNFQKSGAAFNPKELSLLERCLTALENSTPLRNLEYDKEETKILRGYQLLSQKPVLVVLNLSETDVNTHQEILTKVRSIYSSKQINVDIFFGKIEMEIAELPSEEAKSFMLEYGISESTLSRLIRNSYELLGLQSFFTVGDDECRAWTIKKGMTAQEAASVIHSDFFDKFIRAEVVHYNHFIEHGSFAKCKERGVWRLEGKEYIVKDGDIISVRHS, from the coding sequence ATGAAGATAGGTATTATTGGCTTGCCTTCATCGGGCAAAAGTACCCTTTTCCAGACGATTAGCAAGGCATATATTAAGGAATCGGATATAAAGAAAAACGCCGGAAATCAGACCATAGTAAAAGTTCCGGACGAACGACTCACAAGTTTAATTGATTTTTTCAAACCGAAAAAAGAAAATTATGCAGTAATAGAATTTGCTGAAATTTCAGACCTCCAGAACGGAGAAAGCGGTTCAGTAAAATTTACGACATCTTTTTTAGATAAAGTAAAGACAACAGATACACTGCTTCAGGTTGTGCGTTTGTTCGACGACCCAGCCGTTCCGCATCCCGAAGGAAGTTTGGACGTGTTGAGAGATATTAGCATGATGGAGAGTGAGTTTATACTAACCGATATGGCTCTAATTGAATCGCGCATCGATAGGATGAAAAAGAATTTTCAAAAATCGGGAGCTGCATTTAACCCGAAAGAATTATCGCTGTTGGAAAGATGTTTGACGGCGCTCGAAAATTCTACTCCGCTACGAAATCTTGAGTACGATAAAGAAGAAACAAAAATTCTGCGCGGTTATCAATTGCTTTCACAAAAGCCGGTTTTGGTGGTTCTGAATTTATCCGAAACTGATGTTAATACTCATCAAGAAATTTTAACAAAGGTGAGAAGTATTTATAGCAGCAAACAAATCAATGTAGATATATTTTTTGGAAAAATTGAAATGGAGATCGCCGAGCTTCCTTCCGAAGAAGCTAAATCGTTTATGCTCGAATATGGAATATCAGAATCTACGCTCAGTCGTTTAATCCGAAATTCATACGAATTGTTAGGACTGCAATCATTTTTTACGGTCGGCGATGACGAATGCCGTGCATGGACAATAAAGAAAGGAATGACTGCTCAGGAAGCTGCATCGGTTATCCACAGTGATTTTTTCGACAAGTTTATACGTGCGGAGGTCGTCCACTACAACCATTTTATAGAACACGGGTCATTCGCGAAGTGTAAGGAAAGAGGTGTGTGGCGATTAGAAGGAAAAGAATACATTGTAAAAGATGGGGATATAATTTCGGTTAGGCATAGTTAA